The Humulus lupulus chromosome 3, drHumLupu1.1, whole genome shotgun sequence genome window below encodes:
- the LOC133822940 gene encoding probable methyltransferase PMT5 — translation MRSSWFNKLSVILGPRPPLSWLLLCLVSVLALIAVLGSSSSGAFDSVSPIPVPDIYINYRRLKEQAAVDYLELRSLFLTPSRQKEIDLCGKERENYVPCYNVSANLVAGYKDGEEFDRHCELSKEKGEQCLIRPPKDYKIPLRWPAGRDVIWSGNVKITKDQFLSSGSMTKRLMLLEENQIAFHSEDGLIFDGVKDYSRQIAEMIGLGSDYEFIQAGVRTVLDIGCGFGSFGAHLLSLKVMPVCIAAYEATGSQVQLALERGLPAMIGNFVARQLPYPSLSFDMVHCAQCGILWDQKDGMLLLEVDRVLKPGGYFVLTSPTSKPYESSSNTKKRNMLTPIEDLTQEICWSLLAQQDETFIWQKTFDANCYTSRKQGAIPLCKEGHDIQSYYRPLVSCISGTTIKRWVPIQNRSFSSQLSSTELDVHGVQPNDFFEDSLVWRTALRNYWSLLTPLIFSDHPKRPGDEDPLPPFNMIRNVMDMNAHYGGLNSAFLEERKSVWVMNVVPVRARDTLPLILEQGFAGVLHDWCEPFPTYPRTYDMLHASGLLSHMASERCTMRDLLLEMDRILRPEGWVVLSDKVGTIEMARMLAAQIRWEARVIDLQNGSDQRLLVCQKPFLRK, via the exons ATGAGAAGCTCCTGGTTCAACAAACTATCTGTCATTCTGGGCCCTAGACCGCCACTGAGCTGGTTACTATTGTGCCTGGTTTCAGTTCTTGCGCTAATCGCAGTATTAGGATCATCTTCTTCGGGAGCCTTTGATTCTGTATCTCCTATCCCCGTTCCTGACATTTATATAAACTATAGAAGGCTTAAGGAGCAGGCAGCAGTTGACTATCTGGAGCTGAGGTCTCTCTTTTTAACGCCTAGTCGCCAAAAAGAGATAGACCTTTGTGGTAAAGAAAGAGAAAATTATGTGCCTTGTTATAATGTTTCAGCAAATTTGGTAGCCGGGTACAAAGATGGAGAGGAGTTTGATCGGCATTGTGAATTATCAAAGGAAAAAGGAGAGCAATGTCTGATTCGTCCTCCCAAGGACTACAAGATTCCTCTGAGATGGCCAGCTGGTAGGGATGTGATATGGAGTGGGAATGTGAAGATAACCAAAGACCAGTTTCTTTCGTCTGGAAGCATGACCAAAAG GTTGATGTTGCTGGAAGAAAACCAAATTGCATTTCATTCTGAGGATGGTTTGATCTTTGATGGTGTAAAGGATTATTCTCGTCAAATTGCAGAAATGATAGGGTTAGGAAGTGATTATGAGTTTATCCAAGCTGGT GTGCGTACCGTACTAGATATTGGTTGTGGTTTTGGTAGCTTTGGAGCTCATTTACTGTCACTGAAAGTAATGCCTGTTTGCATTGCGGCATATGAGGCAACTGGAAGCCAAGTTCAGTTGGCCCTAGAGAGAGGACTCCCTGCAATGATTGGCAACTTCGTTGCTAGACAGCTTCCATATCCATCATTGTCATTTGATATGGTTCATTGTGCTCAGTGCGGTATTCTTTGGGACCAAAAAG ATGGGATGTTACTTCTGGAAGTTGACCGAGTACTCAAGCCTGGCGGCTACTTTGTTTTAACATCACCTACAAGCAAGCCATATGAAAGTTCATCCAATACCAAGAAGAGAAACAtgttaactccaatagaagattTGACCCAGGAGATCTGTTGGAGTCTTCTAGCTCAGCAAGATGAAACTTTTATTTGGCAGAAAACTTTTGATGCTAATTGCTATACGTCTCG CAAGCAGGGCGCTATACCACTTTGTAAAGAAGGCCATGATATTCAGTCTTATTATCGCCCCCTTGTATCATGTATTAGTGGAACCACCATCAAACGATGGGTTCCAATTCAAAACAGGTCTTTTAGTTCCCAATTGAGCTCCACCGAGCTTGACGTTCATG GAGTTCAGCCCAATGATTTCTTTGAGGATTCCCTGGTCTGGAGAACAGCTCTAAGAAATTATTGGTCTTTGCTTACACCCTTGATTTTCTCGGATCATCCAAAGAGACCGGGAGATGAAGACCCTTTACCTCCATTTAACATGATACGCAATGTGATGGATATGAATGCTCATTATGGGGGTTTAAATTCTGCATTTTTGGAGGAAAGGAAATCAGTGTGGGTTATGAATGTTGTGCCAGTCAGAGCTCGAGATACACTTCCTCTCATTTTAGAACAAGGTTTTGCTGGTGTTTTGCATGATTG GTGCGAACCTTTCCCTACATATCCCCGAACATATGATATGCTTCACGCAAGTGGGCTACTTTCACATATGGCTTCAGAGAGGTGCACCATGAGGGACTTACTTTTGGAGATGGATCGTATTTTGCGCCCTGAG GGATGGGTTGTGCTTTCGGATAAAGTTGGAACGATAGAGATGGCACGCATGCTTGCCGCACAAATCCGATGGGAGGCAAGGGTGATTGATCTTCAGAATGGCAGTGACCAACGGCTGCTTGTTTGCCAAAAGCCATTCCTGAGAAAATAA